TTCTTTAGCAAGTAACGGTTTCCCCACTTTGCAAAATCCATCAATAAGAGCAGTCCAAGTCGCAACATCTAGATTTAATCCTTTATTGATCATTTCATTCAAGAGATAAATAGCCTTATTAATGCTTTTGATCTTGCACCACCCATGTATTAATGAAGTGTAAGTGTTAGAGTCAAGCTGGCATCCTTTGTGAACCATCAAATCAAATACTTCCATGGCCTTCTCCATTTGATTTTGGGAACAATAACTAGCAATTATTGAGTTATAGGTGACAACATCAGGCTCCTCTCCCACTCGAACCATTTGACCAAGTACAGCTCTAGCACTTGAAATCTTTCCTTCTTTATAAAGAGCATccattaaaatattaaaagtatGCATATCCGGCATAATGCCCTTTAGCTTCCTCTCACTCAGAAAAGATGCAGCCTCTTGCCATCTGCTGAAAGTACAAAGTCCTTGGATTAAACAATTGTAAGTGATAGTATCGGGTTGTATACCTTTTGTCGTCATTTCCAAGAACAGACTCAAAGCCTCATCTACTAGCCCATCCTTACAAAGGGCATCCAAAACTATGTTGTAAACGAAAACTCGTGGTATGAAATTTCTTGCTTCCATCTTCCTTAGAATCTCAATAGCAGCAGGCGTGTTGCCTTTCTTGCACAATCCAAGTAAGATTGGTCCAAACGTGTGGCTGTTGGGTTGATACCCCATGTTATCCATGTGGTCAGCTAACCACATAGCATGATCCACATTGCCTTCAATACAAAGGCCATTAACAATGGTGTTAAACGTGCGCAGATCGGGCTCCACACCGATTTTGAACATCATCCCCACCACAGAGAACCCAAAGGCCGTGTGGTTCAAGTGGCACAAACAATTGACAACAATATTGAGAATAAAGATATCAGATTTGACTCCTAAGGAGAACAAGTATTTGATTAAAGAAATGGTAACTGTGTAATGCTTCATCTTAACAATAGAGCTAAACAATAAGGTAAAGTCGCTCATACATGGCAAACAGTTCATGGAAACCATTCTGTTAAAGAAACGCAAAGCAGAATCAACGTTTTTCAGATTCCTAATGCAACTTACACGGTATGATTTGTGTTTCATTGCCTCAATCTCAATGGTGGAACAATATGGATGAGagtgaagaagaaaggaggGTTTAGGGTTAAAGATACCAACTTGAATCTGTTGAAGATGGTGATAGCGTAAGAAACGCAGAGAAGCACATGTTCTTCCTCGAAACATCTCACCTCAAATGAAAATGAATCCAAGACAGCATTGACATCATTGAGAATCCTGAATGTTTGGGATTAAAAATGCTACTAAGTTATGATtgataaagataaagatgaagCACTTGTTCTTCGGAACTTCGCAGTGATCCAGAGTGTGGTGGGTACTGGCAACAAATTAAGGGTGTGTTTGGTAACCACGTTTGAAGGAAAAAAGTACGTTAGAGTTTATCGAAAGCTTCACTTTTTTGTTTGGCTAATTTTCTTCTCTACAAATGCAGAAGTGCTTTTGTTCCTAAACACCGTTTACAAGAAGCAATAATTTCTAACTTCTCCGTTGCACTAACGTGCTTTTGACCAATAccttcaatatttatttttcttttaccaaCTTTATCCTTTATACATATTATTGCATTATTTATAGAATTCTTATTATTCTTCTCTATAtgaattcttttttattattttattaatttttttatttgacattatatatttttatagttataatttttgtgtattatatttattattatctttttataatagaaTTTATTGATCCcattagataataataataatagttaaaaattataatgtactaaaaaagagtactaagagtattaaaaatatactatataaaaaatatataaaaaaatataaaaaaaattaaacatgtataaaaaaataatattataatttaatgtcATATCCTTTtaagtaattatttatctaaaagtgattttaactaatattatccaaacaaaatttattttatcaaaatcaattttggtaaagaattgccaaacataaatcatgtTGACACAAACTTACTTCTATCCAAAATCAATTctataaaatcacttttattcaAACTCCAGTTTGACCAACCACATTCCAAACACACACTAAGTTGACTCGGTTAGCTTCTGTACATCTTTTGTttaattaatagaaaaaaaatagatatttcACGAAAAGTTGGTATTTAAGAGTTGTTgaatgaaaatttagtcaaatcagtcaactTATACAATGGCTCTCAtgtatcaacttcacgtgaagtcgactttaCTTGAGttttaaccaaaaaaaatattgccactCGTATAGTCGTATTTATCAAAacatcatttttttaataaatttgtaCAAATGAAAAAAAACGTGTAATTATGTGTagaatgaaattatttttatacatGCGATTCAATATTCAtgtattcatttttttatgcaTGCAAGCTTTACAAGTTCATTAACAAATAAACTCGCAAAACGTACTGTAAGGTCTACGTCCAATATACACGTTA
The genomic region above belongs to Arachis stenosperma cultivar V10309 chromosome 5, arast.V10309.gnm1.PFL2, whole genome shotgun sequence and contains:
- the LOC130979199 gene encoding putative pentatricopeptide repeat-containing protein At1g12700, mitochondrial gives rise to the protein MFRGRTCASLRFLRYHHLQQIQVGIFNPKPSFLLHSHPYCSTIEIEAMKHKSYRVSCIRNLKNVDSALRFFNRMVSMNCLPCMSDFTLLFSSIVKMKHYTVTISLIKYLFSLGVKSDIFILNIVVNCLCHLNHTAFGFSVVGMMFKIGVEPDLRTFNTIVNGLCIEGNVDHAMWLADHMDNMGYQPNSHTFGPILLGLCKKGNTPAAIEILRKMEARNFIPRVFVYNIVLDALCKDGLVDEALSLFLEMTTKGIQPDTITYNCLIQGLCTFSRWQEAASFLSERKLKGIMPDMHTFNILMDALYKEGKISSARAVLGQMVRVGEEPDVVTYNSIIASYCSQNQMEKAMEVFDLMVHKGCQLDSNTYTSLIHGWCKIKSINKAIYLLNEMINKGLNLDVATWTALIDGFCKVGKPLLAKELFLTMHEFGQHPNLQTCGTILDGLFRCHLFSDAISLFREMENNLDLNIVIYCIVLDGMCHAGKLDDARELFSSLPGKGLKPNDYVYTIMIKGLCNEGLLLDAEELLMNMEEVGCVPNSCTYNVFVQGLLRRNDVPRSIKYLQIMRDKGFTGDATTTELLLDYFSAHKGDNAFQEFVQKIV